One Halolamina litorea genomic window carries:
- a CDS encoding DUF7344 domain-containing protein: MSHTLSDTEFYRVLSCQRRRVALEYLWDVAAPRTTGEIADAVAAVEAGTDPAPRGVRESVATSLRQTHLPTLETHGLVTTGDAGISATPAAKRVVRRIRDTGPLGLRWSEQYRLVGLVGLCSVVAVLAGVPFLAALDPLVPAVLSLVAYAALSGYHTWTLYPRSTRSPRRRGALDDEWRPTQG, from the coding sequence ATGAGCCACACATTATCAGATACGGAGTTCTATCGCGTCCTGAGCTGCCAACGCCGTCGCGTGGCGCTCGAGTACCTCTGGGACGTCGCCGCGCCGCGGACGACCGGCGAGATCGCCGACGCCGTGGCCGCAGTCGAAGCCGGCACCGACCCCGCACCCCGCGGGGTTCGGGAGAGCGTCGCTACGTCGCTCCGACAGACCCACCTGCCCACCCTCGAGACCCACGGGCTGGTGACGACGGGTGACGCGGGGATCAGTGCGACTCCCGCCGCAAAGCGGGTCGTCCGACGCATCCGCGACACCGGACCGTTGGGCCTGCGCTGGAGCGAGCAGTACCGCCTCGTCGGGCTGGTCGGACTCTGTAGCGTGGTCGCGGTGCTTGCAGGCGTCCCGTTCCTGGCCGCCCTCGATCCGCTGGTGCCGGCGGTACTCTCGCTGGTGGCGTACGCGGCCCTCTCGGGGTACCACACTTGGACGCTCTACCCCCGCAGCACGCGCTCGCCCCGACGCCGTGGCGCTCTCGACGACGAATGGCGACCCACGCAGGGCTGA
- a CDS encoding vWA domain-containing protein, with translation MSQDKKLYNTTRRQLLAGMGAVGLASAGAGLGTTAYFSDTESFSGNTLQAGSLDLKLDYKASYDGPNGMELIGQAPTEQQLIDQYGEVIEGPLTWEERADLGFACDTEGLIDGEAMPVFDLDDVKPGDYGEVTMSFHICDNPAHVYFRGNVYEDMENGLTEPEAEVDSTADVGELSDVIDVRMWYDENCSNTYDERSGRADVLVVQDISGSMEYAGNGGVISDGQGGSTTKLEVAKDAIEAFGDTVFADPSDVAVGLFTFGNEDYIGDDTPAGDDVGIELAPTTDESTLDTQAANIQAAAEGVGGTALGLAVQDANDFLQANLRSNAQPVMIVLTDGEQFDSNIDELAAANTAKSEGTRIVMIDVNDVGDGEPQLLRDMAGSTPTTAGDGDGTDYYQSADSDFADAAVDIFDSILQTIVVAEGVVFEGTLAEFRDAFADGVALDPAPLLGSSATNEICFTPGTHCVAFEWSIDPEIGNEIQTDSVSFDFDFAAVQCRHNAEPVNPFASSA, from the coding sequence ATGAGCCAAGACAAGAAACTCTACAACACGACCCGCCGGCAGCTACTCGCCGGCATGGGTGCCGTCGGTCTCGCCTCCGCAGGGGCGGGCCTCGGCACGACCGCATACTTCAGCGACACCGAATCCTTCAGTGGCAACACCCTCCAGGCCGGGAGCCTCGACCTCAAGCTCGACTACAAGGCGAGCTACGACGGCCCCAACGGCATGGAACTGATCGGGCAGGCCCCGACCGAACAACAGCTGATCGACCAGTACGGCGAAGTGATCGAGGGGCCCCTGACCTGGGAGGAGCGCGCCGACCTCGGCTTCGCCTGTGACACCGAGGGCCTGATCGACGGCGAGGCGATGCCCGTCTTCGATCTCGACGACGTGAAGCCCGGCGACTACGGCGAGGTGACGATGAGCTTCCACATCTGTGACAACCCGGCGCACGTCTACTTCCGGGGCAACGTCTACGAGGACATGGAGAACGGGCTGACCGAGCCCGAAGCCGAGGTCGACTCGACGGCCGACGTGGGCGAACTCTCCGACGTCATCGACGTGCGGATGTGGTACGACGAGAACTGCTCGAACACCTACGACGAACGCTCGGGCCGGGCCGACGTGCTGGTCGTCCAGGACATCTCCGGCTCGATGGAGTACGCCGGCAACGGCGGCGTCATCTCCGACGGCCAGGGTGGCTCGACCACGAAGCTCGAGGTGGCGAAGGACGCTATCGAGGCGTTCGGCGACACCGTCTTCGCCGACCCGTCCGACGTGGCCGTCGGCCTGTTCACCTTCGGTAACGAGGACTACATCGGCGACGACACCCCCGCCGGCGACGACGTGGGTATCGAACTCGCCCCCACGACCGACGAGTCCACCCTCGACACCCAGGCGGCCAACATCCAGGCCGCCGCCGAAGGTGTCGGCGGGACCGCACTCGGACTCGCAGTGCAGGATGCCAACGACTTCCTGCAGGCGAACCTCCGCAGCAACGCCCAGCCCGTGATGATCGTCCTGACCGACGGCGAGCAGTTCGACTCGAACATCGACGAACTCGCCGCGGCCAACACCGCGAAGTCCGAGGGCACCCGGATCGTCATGATCGACGTCAACGACGTGGGCGACGGCGAGCCCCAGCTCCTCCGGGACATGGCCGGCTCGACCCCCACGACCGCCGGCGACGGCGACGGGACCGACTACTACCAGAGCGCCGACAGCGACTTCGCGGACGCCGCGGTGGACATCTTCGACTCCATCCTCCAGACCATCGTGGTCGCGGAGGGCGTGGTGTTCGAGGGGACCCTCGCGGAGTTCCGCGACGCCTTCGCCGACGGCGTGGCCCTCGACCCCGCGCCGCTGCTGGGCTCCTCGGCGACCAACGAGATCTGCTTCACCCCCGGGACCCACTGTGTGGCGTTCGAGTGGTCGATCGACCCCGAGATCGGCAACGAGATCCAGACCGACTCGGTCAGCTTCGACTTCGACTTCGCGGCTGTCCAGTGCCGCCACAACGCGGAGCCGGTCAACCCCTTCGCGTCGTCGGCCTGA
- a CDS encoding DUF7344 domain-containing protein, whose amino-acid sequence MNDTQPTPNSVSVHESKAVPTEDESLLERDVAYTLLSSRRRRNVLHALYEADGASTVGDLARQLAAWETNKHPATISSKERKRAYTALRQSHIPKLAKHGIVDYDANRGTVVLTERGKEFRPYLWRPIEPDTTLRTGTIAAASGIVVAVLSWLGVSPFAMLGGYQLAGVVSLAFAIVMLAEYIRYRPTRRDRNARENDIGYDPDE is encoded by the coding sequence ATGAACGACACACAACCCACACCCAACAGCGTCAGCGTGCACGAGTCGAAGGCTGTCCCTACCGAAGACGAATCGCTGCTGGAGCGTGACGTCGCGTACACCCTTCTGAGTAGTCGCCGACGCCGAAACGTGCTCCACGCGTTGTACGAGGCCGACGGGGCCTCGACGGTCGGTGATCTGGCCCGCCAGCTCGCCGCGTGGGAGACGAACAAACACCCCGCGACCATCAGTTCGAAGGAGCGCAAGCGCGCGTACACCGCACTCCGGCAGAGTCACATCCCCAAGCTCGCCAAACACGGGATCGTCGACTACGACGCCAACCGCGGTACGGTCGTCCTGACGGAGCGGGGCAAAGAGTTCCGTCCCTACCTCTGGCGTCCGATCGAGCCCGATACGACCCTCCGAACCGGTACGATCGCCGCCGCCTCCGGGATCGTGGTCGCGGTGTTGTCCTGGCTGGGCGTCTCGCCGTTCGCGATGTTGGGTGGGTATCAACTGGCCGGCGTCGTCTCGCTCGCGTTCGCGATCGTGATGCTGGCCGAGTACATTCGCTACCGACCGACGCGCCGCGACCGCAACGCCCGCGAGAACGACATCGGCTACGACCCCGACGAGTGA
- a CDS encoding DUF2240 family protein has translation MTLEATVAVPFRQEGRERLGDGEFVVALSLDRDWFSPDQAKRVIDVALGRGLLTREDGELRADFDPESVDVPEEFVPDASILREQSAFEKVLDRLTDAGVEKQAAVAGINELQRELGLTIEAAAVVYARREGVDVGEAAVAARQSVVDE, from the coding sequence ATGACTTTGGAGGCCACCGTCGCGGTCCCGTTCCGGCAGGAGGGCCGGGAACGGCTCGGCGACGGCGAGTTCGTCGTCGCGCTCTCGCTCGACCGGGACTGGTTCTCCCCGGACCAGGCCAAACGGGTGATCGACGTGGCGCTCGGTCGGGGGCTGCTCACCCGCGAGGACGGGGAACTGCGGGCGGATTTCGACCCGGAATCCGTCGACGTGCCCGAGGAGTTCGTCCCCGACGCGTCGATCCTGCGCGAGCAGAGCGCCTTCGAGAAGGTGCTCGACCGGCTGACCGACGCCGGCGTCGAGAAACAGGCCGCGGTCGCGGGGATCAACGAACTCCAGCGGGAACTCGGGCTGACAATCGAGGCCGCCGCCGTGGTCTACGCCCGCCGCGAGGGCGTCGACGTGGGTGAGGCAGCCGTCGCGGCCCGGCAGTCGGTGGTGGACGAATGA
- a CDS encoding signal peptidase I: MSRFGEGSARHVVGFIVLLLVIAPFAAYAAPALVGADESYIVLTGSMRPGIDPGDVVFVSATSAASIGVDDVITYTRPGSNTPTTHRVVEVVERDGDRLFRTQGDANEDPDSALIAPEQVVGVVTLTIPFIGTVIGLADSQYGFLALVVLPFGLLVLDLGYSAVSRRVGRPGGASEEDADVPVVYDPVRAAEAYYDAAERRLSEAERTATPGVSARDMSASMLLAAGLAIYAGWNAYWQFTSFGAPRAETMSVLSGALVCLAFLGYLRVTNGGSDEPAPATAPGTPGVAEVAPVGAAPSVARPQAAQHPAGVEAAHGVAPGATAAPEPRVETNGHGYPVWYADGGYEQASEAREGADAQ; encoded by the coding sequence ATGAGCCGGTTCGGCGAGGGCTCGGCCCGGCACGTCGTCGGCTTCATCGTCCTCCTGCTGGTGATCGCCCCGTTCGCGGCCTACGCCGCGCCGGCGCTGGTCGGTGCCGACGAGAGCTACATCGTCCTCACCGGAAGCATGCGCCCCGGGATCGACCCGGGTGACGTGGTGTTCGTCAGCGCGACCTCGGCGGCCTCGATCGGCGTCGACGACGTGATCACGTACACTCGCCCGGGCAGCAACACGCCGACGACCCACCGCGTGGTGGAAGTGGTCGAGCGTGACGGCGACCGGCTGTTCCGCACGCAGGGGGATGCCAACGAGGACCCCGACAGTGCGCTCATCGCACCCGAACAGGTGGTCGGCGTGGTGACCCTGACGATCCCGTTCATCGGGACCGTCATCGGGCTTGCCGACAGCCAGTACGGCTTCCTCGCGCTCGTGGTGCTGCCGTTCGGCCTCCTCGTGCTCGACTTGGGCTACTCGGCCGTGAGTCGCAGAGTGGGCCGACCCGGCGGCGCGTCCGAGGAGGACGCCGACGTTCCGGTGGTGTACGACCCGGTCCGAGCGGCCGAAGCGTACTACGACGCCGCCGAGCGTCGCCTCAGCGAGGCCGAACGGACGGCCACGCCGGGGGTCAGCGCTCGGGACATGAGCGCCTCGATGCTGCTGGCGGCGGGGCTGGCGATCTACGCCGGCTGGAACGCCTACTGGCAGTTCACCAGCTTCGGCGCCCCGCGCGCGGAGACGATGTCCGTGCTCTCGGGCGCGCTGGTCTGTCTAGCGTTCCTCGGCTACCTACGCGTGACGAACGGCGGGTCGGACGAACCGGCCCCCGCCACGGCACCCGGAACGCCCGGCGTGGCCGAGGTCGCGCCCGTGGGAGCCGCCCCGAGCGTAGCCCGACCGCAGGCAGCCCAGCACCCCGCAGGGGTGGAGGCGGCCCACGGCGTGGCTCCCGGTGCCACCGCGGCGCCCGAACCTCGCGTGGAGACCAACGGCCACGGCTACCCCGTGTGGTACGCCGACGGCGGCTACGAACAGGCCTCGGAGGCCAGGGAGGGCGCTGATGCGCAGTAA
- a CDS encoding mechanosensitive ion channel family protein, whose translation MQPGQFPNPIRMIQSLVERLAPLFPDWGSSPALSFLLLALITALGYTLSRYAVRLLGRPVAKRFRRQSVAQQVLRLIRAAITLFFLLIGAGLVDLELGNIVLSVTVFSAVIGIVLAPLVGSVVNGLFLLADEPYEIGDMVELGDGTRGFVDDITIRYTKIFTVDNTFIVLPNDVIRDDQVTNLSAEDERARLSLSVAVTYESDIDAARNLIEAAGRSAEGVIEGGPDIRIGSARYPARPTCYIDEFGDSAVILTLRYWVDRPYKQLTARSRVQTAIWDRFGESDADVEMAYPHRHLVFDDTSGEARVATREAAEGEARPVESAALSDRSADAPADADGTDG comes from the coding sequence GTGCAGCCCGGCCAGTTCCCCAACCCGATACGGATGATCCAGTCGCTCGTGGAGCGACTCGCCCCGCTGTTCCCCGATTGGGGGAGCTCCCCGGCGCTGAGCTTCCTGCTGTTGGCGCTGATCACGGCGCTCGGTTACACCCTCTCGCGCTACGCCGTCCGGCTGCTCGGGCGCCCCGTCGCCAAGCGGTTCCGCCGTCAGAGCGTCGCCCAGCAGGTGCTCCGGCTGATCCGGGCCGCAATCACGCTGTTCTTCCTCCTGATCGGCGCCGGCCTCGTCGACCTCGAACTGGGCAACATCGTGCTCTCGGTGACGGTGTTCTCCGCCGTCATCGGTATCGTGCTCGCGCCGTTGGTGGGGTCGGTGGTGAACGGGCTGTTCCTGCTGGCCGACGAGCCCTACGAGATCGGCGACATGGTCGAACTGGGCGACGGCACCCGCGGGTTCGTCGACGACATCACGATCCGCTACACGAAGATCTTCACCGTCGACAACACGTTCATCGTGCTCCCGAACGACGTGATCCGGGACGATCAGGTGACGAACCTCTCGGCGGAGGACGAGCGCGCTCGCCTCTCGCTCTCGGTCGCGGTCACCTACGAGAGCGACATCGACGCCGCCCGGAACCTCATCGAGGCCGCCGGCCGGAGCGCCGAGGGGGTCATCGAGGGCGGTCCGGACATCCGGATCGGCTCCGCGCGCTACCCGGCCCGGCCCACCTGCTACATCGACGAGTTCGGCGACAGCGCGGTGATCCTGACCCTGCGGTACTGGGTCGACCGCCCGTACAAGCAGCTCACCGCCCGCTCCCGGGTCCAGACGGCGATCTGGGACCGGTTCGGGGAGTCCGACGCCGACGTGGAGATGGCCTACCCGCACCGCCACCTCGTCTTCGACGACACCAGCGGCGAGGCCCGTGTCGCTACCCGCGAGGCCGCCGAGGGCGAGGCCCGCCCCGTGGAGTCCGCCGCACTCAGCGATCGGTCCGCCGACGCCCCGGCGGACGCCGACGGGACCGACGGCTGA
- a CDS encoding twin-arginine translocase TatA/TatE family subunit translates to MVPLFALPGGPELMIVLLVLVLLFGADRLPKLARSSGQAMGEFKRGREELEQELRSGVEEEPETATTEAATN, encoded by the coding sequence ATGGTTCCACTGTTTGCATTACCCGGCGGTCCTGAGTTGATGATCGTGCTGCTCGTCCTCGTCTTACTGTTCGGGGCCGACCGGCTCCCGAAGCTCGCCCGATCCAGCGGACAGGCGATGGGTGAGTTCAAGCGCGGCCGCGAGGAACTGGAGCAGGAGCTCCGGAGCGGCGTCGAGGAGGAGCCCGAGACGGCGACGACCGAAGCCGCGACGAACTGA
- the hemH gene encoding ferrochelatase — MTTGIAVLNFGEPASADRDAVVDYLERIFLANMDIEGETTEEAARERARSLAERRAPGLMEEYGEIGGSPLNAHASRQADLVETELRERGYDVETYVGYQFMEPFIGDAAEAAHADGVDRLIGLPVYPLCGPSTTVQSLEKLADAVDDLDWDVPYHEITGYHTHSAYARLRADNIRRTLDREGLTLDSDTRLIFSAHGTPTYYLDEGSRYVQYVEEHTKMVAGMLGNPDYELGYQNHANRDVEWTQPDVEDVVENIDAERVVVDPTSFMHEQSETLSELDVELREEAEEAGLGFTRVPVPYDDERFVGLLADLTEPFIADFDPDYYGLQQCKCRPEPDAMCLNARRNE; from the coding sequence ATGACCACAGGGATCGCCGTGCTCAACTTCGGAGAGCCGGCTTCGGCCGACCGCGACGCCGTCGTGGACTACCTCGAGCGAATCTTCCTCGCCAACATGGACATCGAGGGCGAGACCACCGAGGAGGCCGCCCGCGAGCGTGCCCGCTCGCTGGCCGAGCGCCGTGCGCCCGGCCTGATGGAGGAGTACGGCGAGATCGGCGGCTCGCCGCTGAACGCCCACGCGAGCCGACAGGCCGACCTCGTGGAGACCGAACTCCGCGAGCGGGGCTACGACGTCGAGACCTACGTCGGCTACCAGTTCATGGAGCCGTTCATCGGAGACGCCGCCGAGGCCGCCCACGCCGACGGCGTCGACCGCCTGATCGGCCTGCCCGTCTACCCGCTGTGTGGCCCCTCGACGACCGTGCAGTCCCTCGAAAAGCTCGCCGACGCCGTCGACGACCTCGACTGGGACGTTCCCTACCACGAGATCACGGGCTACCACACCCACTCGGCCTACGCTCGACTGCGCGCCGACAACATCCGGCGGACCCTCGACCGCGAGGGGCTCACCCTGGATTCCGACACCCGGCTGATCTTCTCCGCCCACGGGACCCCCACCTACTACCTCGACGAGGGGAGCCGCTACGTCCAGTACGTCGAGGAACACACGAAGATGGTCGCGGGGATGCTCGGCAACCCCGACTACGAACTGGGCTACCAGAACCACGCCAACCGCGACGTGGAGTGGACCCAGCCCGACGTCGAGGACGTGGTCGAGAACATCGACGCCGAGCGCGTCGTCGTCGACCCGACCAGCTTCATGCACGAACAGAGCGAGACGCTCTCGGAGCTCGACGTGGAGCTCCGAGAGGAGGCGGAGGAGGCGGGACTCGGCTTCACTCGTGTGCCCGTCCCGTACGACGACGAGCGCTTCGTCGGCCTGCTGGCCGACCTCACGGAGCCGTTCATCGCCGATTTCGATCCGGACTACTACGGCCTCCAGCAGTGTAAGTGCCGCCCGGAGCCGGACGCCATGTGCCTGAACGCCCGACGCAACGAATGA
- a CDS encoding 30S ribosomal protein S8e, translated as MQDQGPSQRKRTGGRLVRSRKKKRHQLGNEPTETIVGEPRFRTVDARGNEQKIRALSTNVAQVADGEETVEAEIEDVSDNPANVNYVRRNIITKGAIIETSAGTARVTSRPGQSGQVSAVVIEE; from the coding sequence ATGCAAGACCAGGGCCCCTCCCAGCGCAAGCGCACTGGGGGTCGACTCGTCCGATCGCGGAAGAAGAAGCGCCACCAGCTCGGCAACGAGCCCACCGAGACCATCGTCGGCGAGCCGCGGTTCCGGACCGTCGACGCCCGCGGGAACGAGCAGAAGATCCGTGCGCTCTCGACGAACGTCGCGCAGGTCGCCGACGGCGAGGAGACCGTCGAGGCCGAGATCGAGGACGTGAGCGACAACCCCGCGAACGTCAACTACGTCCGACGGAACATCATCACGAAGGGCGCCATCATCGAGACGAGCGCCGGCACGGCGCGGGTCACCTCGCGTCCCGGCCAGTCCGGCCAGGTCAGCGCCGTCGTCATCGAGGAGTAA
- a CDS encoding SipW-dependent-type signal peptide-containing protein, whose product MSDKQLIPTTRRNVLIGLGSIGIASAGAGLGTTAYFSDTESFSGNVLEAGQFDLRVRYVGQYNEFGEPMFGQASGIIDGVNSTVGGTTVGEADFGFTVDDLKPGDTGVGEFCFQIIDNPGYVWMSGEVTQNDENGYTEPEPTTAAGGDINTPGDADGEGELLDALQVYVSYSDGAYSDTSSGSPPTVLPGTARGDVFSGTLREFFMGEYLIDADPTTAVVDPVPGTDDEAEFAEPCLLFEFEVPTTAGNELQTDVLGFDITFNAVQARHNVVRTAETGTGFVDVSEATNTGGGYGDDGEDFASKTITGRARYGDSGGAATYELATGTSTPGGDQQQIDWTPFLGTATDFTFTYDANAATATFALANGAVSSTVTGVSAPAGRIGLQGKADESTVAIDNVALTADGTAVTVVGPDGVTATNDDDGAGRDISYLVLNTSAADLANGFEITGDVTIDAQGDFAGAMEGIAFDIVVE is encoded by the coding sequence ATGAGCGACAAACAACTCATCCCCACAACCCGACGCAACGTACTCATCGGACTCGGCAGCATCGGCATCGCCTCCGCGGGGGCAGGCCTCGGTACGACAGCCTACTTCAGCGACACCGAATCGTTCAGCGGAAACGTCCTCGAAGCCGGGCAGTTCGACCTCCGTGTGCGCTACGTCGGCCAGTACAACGAGTTCGGCGAACCCATGTTCGGGCAGGCATCCGGCATCATCGACGGCGTGAACTCCACGGTCGGCGGGACCACCGTCGGCGAGGCGGACTTCGGCTTCACCGTCGACGACCTCAAGCCCGGCGACACCGGGGTCGGTGAGTTCTGCTTCCAGATCATCGACAACCCCGGCTACGTCTGGATGTCGGGTGAAGTGACCCAGAACGACGAGAACGGCTACACCGAGCCGGAGCCGACGACGGCAGCCGGGGGCGACATCAACACCCCCGGCGACGCCGACGGCGAGGGTGAACTGCTCGACGCGCTGCAGGTGTACGTCTCCTACTCCGACGGGGCCTACAGCGACACCAGCAGCGGATCGCCCCCGACGGTCCTACCCGGGACCGCACGCGGTGACGTGTTCAGCGGGACGCTCCGTGAGTTCTTCATGGGCGAGTACCTCATCGACGCCGACCCCACGACCGCCGTGGTCGACCCCGTTCCCGGCACCGACGACGAGGCGGAGTTCGCCGAGCCGTGCCTGCTGTTCGAGTTCGAGGTGCCCACCACCGCGGGCAACGAACTCCAGACCGACGTGCTGGGCTTCGACATCACGTTCAACGCGGTGCAGGCCCGCCACAACGTCGTCCGAACCGCCGAAACCGGGACCGGCTTCGTCGACGTGAGCGAGGCGACCAACACCGGCGGCGGCTACGGTGACGACGGCGAGGACTTCGCGTCGAAGACCATCACCGGCCGCGCCCGCTACGGTGACAGCGGCGGCGCGGCGACCTACGAACTGGCGACCGGGACGTCCACCCCCGGCGGCGACCAGCAACAGATCGACTGGACGCCGTTCCTCGGGACCGCGACGGACTTCACGTTCACCTACGACGCCAACGCGGCCACCGCGACGTTCGCCCTCGCAAACGGCGCCGTCTCCTCGACGGTGACTGGCGTGAGCGCACCCGCGGGCCGGATCGGCCTGCAGGGCAAGGCCGACGAGTCCACCGTGGCCATCGACAACGTTGCGCTGACCGCCGACGGCACCGCAGTGACCGTGGTCGGTCCCGACGGCGTCACGGCGACCAACGACGACGACGGCGCGGGCCGCGACATCAGCTACCTCGTGTTGAACACCAGCGCCGCCGACCTCGCGAACGGCTTCGAGATCACGGGCGACGTGACCATCGACGCACAGGGCGACTTCGCGGGCGCGATGGAGGGCATCGCGTTCGACATCGTCGTCGAGTGA
- a CDS encoding vWA domain-containing protein produces the protein MDDNSKLYNTTRRQILAGMGAVGLASAGAGLGTTAYFSDTESFSGNTLQAGELDLKLDYKSTYMGGAGRLDHVQAMGYPDAEDLGEGRYLLGQAPTPEDEIEWENLVQSNEFDFCSPEADQYLVNGDEIPVFTLDDIKPGDSGEVTISLHICDNPAWVKMNGSLYDNLENGMSEPEMEADDLNPGEIGELADEIQVCVWYDEDCDNVYEATGTGQQQELEVALVSDTSGSMSGANLTALKNAATSFVGNLSSPDEAAAISFSSGTSLDQQLTTNYSAVQNAINNYTASGSTNVAGGISVAENELLNGANATAGASKVMIVLTDGFENIGDARDAAQQAKDAGIRIFGIGLGTSVDTALVTDISSSPGDAFFAPDPADLDTVYSEIAQVVLEGEQKIASGTMAEVFELLAEGIDLDGDRQEEGIQCYPGATTQCIGFEWELPAEVGNQVQTDSLAFDIGFEAEQCRHNEDGFETPTETETETPA, from the coding sequence ATGGACGACAACTCAAAACTGTACAACACGACCCGCCGCCAGATCCTGGCCGGGATGGGCGCCGTCGGTCTCGCCTCCGCGGGGGCGGGCCTCGGCACGACAGCGTACTTCAGCGACACCGAATCCTTCAGCGGCAACACCCTGCAGGCCGGTGAGCTCGACCTCAAGCTCGACTACAAGTCCACGTACATGGGCGGCGCGGGCCGTCTCGACCACGTGCAGGCGATGGGCTACCCCGACGCCGAGGACCTCGGGGAGGGACGCTACCTCCTCGGCCAGGCGCCGACGCCCGAAGACGAGATCGAGTGGGAGAACCTGGTCCAGAGCAACGAGTTCGACTTCTGTTCGCCCGAGGCCGACCAGTACCTCGTCAACGGTGACGAGATCCCGGTCTTCACCCTCGACGACATCAAGCCGGGCGACTCCGGCGAAGTGACGATCAGCCTCCACATCTGTGACAACCCCGCGTGGGTGAAGATGAACGGCTCGCTCTACGACAACCTCGAGAACGGCATGTCCGAGCCCGAGATGGAGGCCGACGACCTGAACCCCGGCGAAATCGGGGAACTGGCCGACGAGATCCAAGTCTGCGTCTGGTACGACGAGGACTGTGACAACGTCTACGAGGCCACCGGCACCGGCCAGCAGCAGGAACTGGAAGTCGCGCTCGTCAGCGACACCTCCGGCTCGATGAGCGGCGCGAACCTCACCGCCCTGAAGAACGCCGCCACCAGCTTCGTCGGCAACCTCTCCTCGCCCGACGAGGCCGCCGCGATCTCGTTCAGCAGCGGCACCTCGCTCGACCAGCAGCTGACGACGAACTACTCGGCGGTCCAGAACGCGATCAACAACTACACCGCAAGCGGCAGCACCAACGTCGCGGGCGGTATCTCCGTCGCGGAGAACGAACTCCTCAACGGGGCGAACGCGACTGCCGGCGCCTCGAAGGTCATGATCGTCCTGACCGACGGCTTCGAGAACATCGGCGACGCCCGCGATGCGGCCCAGCAGGCCAAGGACGCCGGCATCCGGATCTTCGGTATCGGCCTGGGTACCAGCGTCGACACCGCGCTGGTGACCGACATCTCGTCGTCGCCCGGCGATGCCTTCTTCGCGCCCGACCCTGCGGACCTCGACACCGTCTACAGCGAGATCGCACAGGTCGTACTGGAGGGCGAACAGAAGATCGCCAGCGGCACGATGGCGGAAGTGTTCGAACTCCTCGCCGAGGGGATCGACCTCGACGGCGACCGACAGGAGGAGGGTATCCAGTGTTACCCCGGTGCGACGACCCAGTGTATCGGCTTCGAGTGGGAACTCCCCGCGGAAGTCGGGAACCAGGTCCAGACCGACAGCCTCGCCTTCGACATCGGCTTCGAGGCCGAGCAGTGCCGCCACAACGAGGACGGCTTCGAGACTCCCACGGAAACCGAGACGGAGACCCCAGCCTGA